A DNA window from Budorcas taxicolor isolate Tak-1 chromosome 14, Takin1.1, whole genome shotgun sequence contains the following coding sequences:
- the ERICH5 gene encoding glutamate-rich protein 5: MGCSSSALNKAGDGNRLRNATEESESCFVQPKPRALGRESTLCGKVQKESLPPLDKLKISAASTANGVQSLPEQPLAKETADPPGATEETQPLQGLKGSEPPQPGGKDGAPGAEGKEEDAEAVTEAPPLKGSAETEPLGAEAENQPLITAGERDSPGAVEGTEDPQAAGEMTPLGTAERVPLETAREPGSQEAGGKGEWSQLPETVPKETESPEMLEGSQPVETAETQHLQETVGEDEQSQLVETVPKKNASLEVSDGSQSVGAERKKQLKETLGKDEQPQLRETIPREHGGPEVSDGSQSSVGAEEEQQPQETLGKDGQPQLRETIPREHGGPEVLDSSRCVETAVKADSLHETAEGPGNMQKLQPERTVESMEHLVEMARKIHTNEEDQHIEGETGETVETEMESEKVGEAAETKEETGEAMDLSAATQIGQDGRVKGHSML; this comes from the exons ATGGGCTGCTCCAGCAGCGCCCTCAACAAGGCCGGCGACGGCAACAGGCTTCGCAACG CCACAGAAGAAAGTGAGTCCTGCTTTGTCCAGCCAAAACCACGTGCACTGGGAAGAGAATCTACTTTGTGTGGCAAAGTACAAaaggaaagccttcctccatTAGACAAGCTCAAGATCTCAGCCGCGTCCACAGCTAATGGTGTTCAGTCCCTCCCTGAACAGCCCCTGGCAAAGGAGACTGCAGACCCACCAGGAGCCACAGAGGAAACTCAGCCTCTGCAGGGACTGAAGGGGTCTGAGCCACCTCAGCCAGGTGGCAAAGATGGTGCTCCAGGagcagaaggaaaggaggaggatGCGGAAGCGGTGACAGAGGCTCCGCCTTTGAAAGGAAGTGCTGAGACTGAACCTTTAGGAGCGGAAGCCGAGAATCAGCCTTTGATAACAGCGGGAGAGAGGGACTCTCCTGGAGCAGTGGAAGGTACTGAGGATCCACAAGCTGCCGGAGAGATGACGCCTCTAGGAACAGCTGAGAGAGTTCCTCTGGAAACAGCCAGAGAGCCAGGATCTCAAGAAGCTGGAGGAAAGGGTGAATGGTCCCAACTCCCAGAGACAGTTCCCAAGGAGACAGAATCTCCGGAGATGTTGGAAGGCAGTCAGCCTGTGGAAACAGCTGAGACGCAGCACCTTCAAGAAACAGTTGGAGAAGATGAGCAGTCCCAACTTGTAGAAACAGTTCCCAAAAAGAATGCATCTCTGGAAGTGTCGGACGGAAGTCAGTCTGTGGGAGCCGAGAGAAAAAAGCAACTTAAGGAGACGCTGGGGAAAGATGAGCAGCCCCAGCTTCGAGAGACGATTCCCAGAGAGCATGGCGGACCGGAAGTGTCAGACGGAAGTCAGTCT TCTGTGGGAGCCGAGGAAGAGCAGCAACCTCAGGAAACGCTGGGGAAAGATGGGCAGCCCCAGCTTCGAGAGACGATTCCCAGAGAGCATGGCGGACCGGAAGTGTTGGACTCAAGTCGGTGTGTGGAGACAGCTGTAAAGGCTGATTCACTCCATGAAACTGCGGAAGGTCCTGGGAACATGCAGAAGCTCCAGCCTGAAAGAACAGTTGAAAGCATGGAACATCTGGTGGAAATGGCCAGGAAAATTCACACTAACGAAGAGGACCAACACATTGAAG gtgagacagGAGAAACGGTTGAAACAGAGATGGAGAGTGAGAAAGTCGGTGAAGCAgctgaaacaaaagaagaaacaggagAAGCCATGGATCTTTCAGCAGCCACACAGATAGGTCAGGATGGAAGGGTGAAGGGACACAGCATGTTAtaa
- the RPL30 gene encoding 60S ribosomal protein L30: MVAAKKTKKSLESINSRLQLVMKSGKYVLGYKQTLKMIRQGKAKLVILANNCPALRKSEIEYYAMLAKTGVHHYSGNNIELGTACGKYYRVCTLAIIDPGDSDIIRSMPEQTGEK; the protein is encoded by the exons ATGGTGGCCGCAAAGAAGACG AAGAAGTCACTGGAGTCGATCAACTCTAGGCTCCAGCTGGTTATGAAAAGTGGAAAGTACGTGCTGGGGTACAAACAGACTCTGAAAATGATCAGACAAGGCAAAGCGAAACTGGTCATCCTCGCCAACAACTGCCCAGCCTTGAG GAAATCTGAAATAGAGTATTACGCCATGTTGGCCAAAACTGGTGTCCATCACTACAGTGGCAATAATATTGAATTGGGCACAGCATGTGGAAAATACTACAGAGTATGCACACTGGCTATCATTGATCCAG gtgaTTCTGATATTATTAGAAGCATGCCAGAACAGACTGGTGAAAAGTAA